The Cygnus atratus isolate AKBS03 ecotype Queensland, Australia chromosome 7, CAtr_DNAZoo_HiC_assembly, whole genome shotgun sequence genome includes a window with the following:
- the LOC118248636 gene encoding LOW QUALITY PROTEIN: pancreatic lipase-related protein 2-like (The sequence of the model RefSeq protein was modified relative to this genomic sequence to represent the inferred CDS: substituted 1 base at 1 genomic stop codon) — protein MFAVWITTLFLLDAATGREVCYERLGCFTDDPPWSGIPGRELAGLPSPPTAVNTNFLLYTRDNTMKYQKISASNPSTIKASNFRAHRKTRFIIHGHLGGVDLPWISNMCRFMFHVEDVNCILIDWTGGSSGLYTEAVNNVRIVGAELVYLVNLLEKDYSYSPANIHFIGHSLGAHAAGEAGRRKPGIGRITGLDPAGPLFQYTPNKVRLDPSDAKFVDVIHTHAGHLFFDFAPGILQTCGHLDFYPNGGKKMPGCKQLRVPPTARDINDLMRAYRSIGCGHKRSLRYYAESIITPNGFLGYQCETYRDFILGACFPCRKERCPLMGHYADMFPYKTEKEQQKVYLNTGARPPYSRWRKEICVRVSATETMKGNIDIALTGTNGIRRKYTIDKGTFKPGNTYLNYIDTEISGNISKVEFLWKKHLGQVHRGCMGADEVTVISGEDGNVCVLWPRVCAAEQMANPDALLGLGEECHSCLPSARACFFSQTAGKAPSREMNNFSSLLLKLYFXIGAVSLYPNRGATNVFKQHFSNTSKRLFRSWDCIPSCTLRNSTIKVHLMSSRTT, from the exons aTGTTTGCAGTCTGGATCACtactcttttccttcttgatgCAGCCACAG GAAGGGAAGTGTGCTACGAAAGGCTTGGATGCTTTACCGATGATCCCCCTTGGTCTGGGATCCCAGGCAGAGAACTGGCAGGCTTGCCCAGCCCTCCAACAGCTGTGAACACCAATTTCCTCCTTTACACTAGAGACAACACCATGAAATACCAA AAAATTTCTGCTTCAAATCCTTCAACTATCAAAGCTTCAAATTTTCGAGCACACAGGAAAACTCGCTTCATTATACATGGCCATCTTGGTGGAGTGGACCTCCCCTGGATATCAAACATGTGCAGG TTCATGTTTCATGTTGAAGATGTAAACTGCATTCTGATTGACTGGACAGGTGGCTCCAGTGGCTTGTACACTGAAGCAGTTAACAACGTCCGCATCGTGGGGGCTGAGCTCGTATATCTTGTGAACCTTCTCGAG AAAGACTACAGCTACTCTCCTGCCAATATTCACTTCATTGGCCATAGTCTTGGAGCACAtgctgcaggggaggcagggagacGGAAACCTGGCATTGGAAGAATAACAG GTTTGGATCCAGCTGGGCCTCTTTTCCAGTATACTCCTAATAAGGTTAGGCTGGATCCTTCAGATGCAAAATTTGTTGATGTAATTCATACTCACGCTGGTCATCTCTTCTTTGACTTTG CTCCTGGGATTCTTCAGACTTGTGGCCACCTGGATTTTTACCCAAATGGTGGGAAGAAAATGCCAGGATGCAAGCAGCTTCGAGTACCTCCCACAGCTCGGGATATCAATGACCTTATGAGAG CATATAGATCTATTGGATGTGGACATAAAAGAAGCCTCCGGTATTATGCTGAAAGTATTATCACCCCAAATGGATTTCTTGGCTACCAGTGTGAAACATACCGAGATTTTATATTG GGAGCATGCTTCCCATGCCGAAAGGAAAGATGCCCGCTTATGGGTCATTATGCCGACATGTTTCCTtataaaactgagaaagaacagcagaaagttTATTTAAACACAGGGGCCCGCCCCCCATATTCTC gctgGCGAAAAGAGATATGTGTCAGAGTATCTGCAACAGAAACCATGAAGGGAAATATAGATATAGCCTTGACTGGTACTAATGGGATCAGGAGAAAATATACAATTGACAA gGGAACTTTCAAGCCAGGCAATACATACTTGAACTATATTGATACAGAAATTTCTGGGAACATTTCAAAAGTCGAGTTTCTCTGGAAGAAGCATCTAGGTCAGGTACACAGAGGCTGCATGGGAGCTGATGAAGTCACTGTAATATCTGGGGAAGATGGAAAT GTCTGTGTTCTGTGGCCACGGGTCTGTGCAGCCGAACAAATGGCAAACCCTGATGCCTTGCTAGGGCTGGGAGAGGAATGCCACAGCTGTCTGCCCTCTGCAAGAGCTTGCTTCTTCAGCCAAACTGCTGGCAAGGCTCCTTCAAGAGAAATGAACAATTTTTCCAGTCTACTACTAAAGCTCTATTTCTAAATCGGTGCTGTCAGCTTGTATCCAAACAGGGGAGCTACA AATGtatttaaacaacattttagCAACACATCCAAAAGACTGTTTAGGAGCTGGGACTGCATACCAAGTTGTACCCTGAGAAACTCAACCATCAAAGTTCACCTTATGTCAAGCAGGACAACTTAA